ACGCCCAGCCCGGCCAGGACGCAAAGCCCAAGCAGGTAATAGAGTGAACTGGTAGCGGAGACGGTAATCAGCAGGACCTGTACAACCGCCCAGAACGCGATGCCATAGATATAGGCTTTACGTTTGTTGAATTTCTTGGAGACCCAGTCCCAGAGTGGCAGGGAGATGATGGCTGTGACGAAGATCGTGGCCATGATGATCTCGCTCATATTTTCCCGCTGGACGACATATTTGATATAAAAAAGCAAGTTGGCTTCGATGATCGCCATGCTGGTCCAGGTGAAAAGATAGATCACGGCGCTGAAAATGAAGGGCCTGTTTTTGACTGCGGCTTTGAGCGAGTCTTTGAGTTTGGGACGCTCAAGCTGGGTGAAATAGGGACGCTCACGCGTCCCAAAAAAGACCAGGATCAGGGGGGCGGCTGAGGCGATGCCAAAGATCAGTCCCATCTGAAAAACATTGCCGGCGTTGCCTGGGGCCATCTGGCCGATGATCATCATTGGGACTACGAAGGAGATCAGCCCGCCGAGGATGGAAAAGAACATCCGGTAGCCGGTCAACTCGGTGCGTTCATCGTAGTCCTCGGTCAGCTCGGGGGTCAGGGAGAAATAGGGCATGCTGACAAAGGTGACAATCCCATCATAGAGGATGTACATCATTGTGTAGAAGATCAGCAGTGCCGTGTGGGAATCGAAGGCGGGTTTGAACCAGAGGAAGGCAAAGACCACGGCAAATGGGATCGCGCCGAAGAGTAGGAAGGGACGTCTTCTCCCCCAACGGGTGCGAGTCCGGTCTGAGAGGTAACCGATCAGGGGATCGTTGATATAATCCCAACTTTTTCCGATGAATAGGGCGATGGCTACGATGCCCGGCGTTAGCCCGACCACATCTGTCAGGAAAATGGGGAAATAGGCGGCGACAATGGTGCTAGTCATGCTAAAGCCGACATCGCCGAAGCCATAGATAAGTTTTGTCAGTCGGGAGAGTTTCTTCATCAATAATCCCTGATTTTCCCTTGTAAATAAAAAACCCTCTGGCAGGTTGAACCTGCCAAAGGGTCGGTTTGAAATTTATCGTTGGTGCAGTTTGTGATCGGTCAGGATATGCAAACGCGTTCTCCAGGGAAAGTTCTAGGCGACTTCTTCCGCACCGGCGATAGGCTTTTCTTCGGCTTTGGCCTGTTTGCGGGCTTCACGACGGATGCGAAGTTCCTCAACGATCTTGTGATGCTGTTCCCGAGAGAGGGGATAGAAGAGGGCGAAGACGATCCCACCCACCAAAAGGATGGCTGGAATGGGGCCAATCACCAGACGGATACCGAGAAGGGCACTGTCGGGTTGGACTGCCGCTCCGGCCTGGTAACCGGTGGCCTGCAGGACGAGTAGGGAAGCCGGTCCGGCGATGGAATTGCCGATCTTGCCCAGCAGGGTGATCAGGCTGTAGAACATACCCTCATGGCGTTCGAAGGTCATCCATTCATCCCATTCAATTGCGTCTGGGATGATGGCCCAGGGAAGCACCTGTGCAGCACTGACGCCAATACCAGCCATGACACATAAAATCATGATGATCCAGAAGGGTGTCTGCGGGGTGACCATGATAAGCACGATCATCACCACGGCCCAGAAGGACACACCGATGATATAGGCCAGCCTCTTATTCCAGTGCTTGGCTGCCCAGTTCCAGATTGGCAAAGCGAAGATGGCGGTGACAAAAATACTTGCCATGATTAAGCTGCTCTGGCCCTGGCGTTCGAGTATGTATTTGATGTAGATCAGCAGGTTGGTTTCCAGCACCACGATCGTCATCCAGGTCAGCAGGTAGATGCCTGCGCCGAAGATGAAGGGGCGGTTCTTGAAGGCAGCTTTGAGCGAAGGGATCAGCTTGGGTTGTTTCTCAAGCATGTATTCCTTTTTCTCTCGTGTACCAAAGAAGACCAGGAATAGGGGGGCAGCAGCGATGGCGGCTGCGATCAGACCCATAACCATCACCTTTTTGGTGTTGTCAGGAACCATTGAGCCGATCACCAGCATTGGGAAAACATAAGCTACCAGGCTGCCGAGGATGTTGAAGAGCATCCGGTAGCTGGTCAGCTTGGTCCGCTCATCATAGTCTTCGGTGAGTTCCGGGGTCAGGGCATAGTAGGGCATGTAAACGATTGTGGCCATGGCTTCATAAATGATATAAGCCACTGAATAATAAATGATGAGACCTGTTTGGCTGAAATTTGGGCTGAGCCAAAGCAAGACAAAGGAGAGACCGAAGGGGATGGCACCAAAGAGCAGGAAGGGACGCCGGCGACCCCATTTAGAGCGTGTTCGGTCTGAGAGGTGGCCAACAATTGGGTCGTTGACATAGTCCCAACTCCGGCCGACAAACAAAATGACCGCAGCGAGAGCGGGTGATAAGCCGATGACATCCATCATGAAGATGGGAAATAGCGAGCTGATGATGGAGTTGTTCATACTGAAACCGAGGTCACCTGTTCCATAGATGATCTTGGTCAGAAACGGCAGCTTGTCCTTCTTGTCCATGTGAGTAGTCCTCTCTGGTGCATGATGATTCATAATTACAACACTAAGGGTGCCTTCAAGTTGTGAAAGAATTGATGATTAATCTCTCGTTCAACAAGGTATTATTCTGGCTGTTGAATGCAATCCTTAAATAAAAGAAACAACATGATTGTAAATCAATCCATCCATTTCCGCAATTCGCTGGACTCTTGGACGGATGCGTTAAATAAAGAAGGCTGCCCGTTTTATAACGGGCAGCCAGGGTCTTAGGTAATTGTTCGGCTTACCGACGACCGCCGTTGCCGCCGCCACGCTGACCACTACCACTATTGGTGTTGCCAGCCCAGAGGGGGGTACCGTCATCGGTGCGGATGGTGATGCTCTCACCGGTTGTCAGATTGGTCATCTGGCCGATTTCGAGCAGACCGTCATCATAGAAACCGAGGAAGGACACGCTGTCGCCAACATTGAGGGTGAAACCCATGTCGGTGATGTAGCTGAGGGTGCGGCCGTCGAGATCGAAGACCGTGCCATCATCCAGAACGATCACAACCAGGTAGGAGGAGACCGATTCGACTGTACCATTGAAGGTGAGCCATTCGTCCACATCGGCAATACCGTCACCGGTGCCGTCGTGGGGAGCGTCCACGGGTTGGTTGCCGTTACCGACACCAATGCCATAGCCGGAGCCATCTTCGGGGCCGTCCACGTAACCGGTACCATCACCGGGGCCGTAGCCAATGGCATCGCCAGCACCATAGCCGTAGGCTTCGCCGTCAGCGATGCAATCATCAACGCCACCATCGAGAACTTGATTTTGAATCTCTTCGGTGTAACCATTCCTGTTGCCACCATACCCTAATTCGGCGCTCTCATTGAGAGCCAGGGGTTCGGTGTCGAGTCCTTTAGCCAGTGTGCGGTTGACCGCTCCAAATACCAGCAGTCCAAAAGCCGCTGCTATCAATACGCCTACAAAAACTTTTTTAACCATTGTGTAACTCCAGTTCTTCTAAGATATTGTTATTGATTCTGGATTTAGATTGATTCTTCAACAGGCTCCAGAATGGCCTGGCCGGTTTGCTTATTAGTTTTATGGGTGCCAAACATCTTGCCGGTAATATTGGTGATCCACTTCCAGTGCAGGACAATGTGCAGTAATGCTGTCGCAGCGAAGGTCACGCCGCTCCAGGTATGGATCATGTCCCAGGCGGTCTTATTGAACAGGAAGCTTGTTGCTGTTTGGCCACTGGATGGGTTGAGCATGAAGTAGACCCCGGAAAGGCTGCAGATCAGGAAGCTGAGTGCGATGGTGATATCCAACAGGATGTTATAGGTCAGGCGAAGGCCGAACCCGTTCCGCTTTTTAGTGATGACCTGCCAGGTCCGAACAGCGGTCCCTTTAATCCAGGTCCAGTGGATGATGACATGCAGCAGAGCTACCATGATCGCCAGAGTGCCTGTCCAGGTGTGGAGCAGATCCCAGGTTTGCTTGGAAAAGATCAGGGTCATGTTGTAATATGGATTACGACCACCCTGATATCCTGTGTTGGGATAGATCAGGAAGTAGATGCTTGTGAGGATAGCCAATATTGCGCTGATCCCGAGGCCAGCATCCAACCACCAATTTTGGCGGAGTTTTGGCGTTAATGTTGATTTTCGTTTCTTCATAGTTCACTCCTAAACGTTCAAATCTTACGTTCTTTATGATAGATGGCACTGTTGGAGAAGCAATGGAGAAGATGTGAAGAAGTTGTGAAGATAAAACACCCGGGAACCGAAGGGGCTATAATAATGTCATGACCACAGTATTGATCATAGAAGATGAAAAAGAGCTGTCCAATGTCCTGAAAGCTTATCTGGAGCGCAGCGGCTATGACGTTTTGGTTGCCAATCGCGGTGACCAGGGGCTAGCGCTTTGGGAATCCAATCACCCCGATATGGTTTTACTCGATTTGAACCTGCCCGGAATGGATGGGATTGACATTGCCAGGAAGATCCGCCAGACGGATGACACCCCACTGATCATTACCACCGCCCGGGTGGAAGAGCTGGATCGGCTGTTGGGGCTTGAGATGGGTGCGGATGATTACATTACCAAGCCATTTTCCCCGCGGGAGGTGGTAGCCCGGGTGAAGGCCGTGCTGCGGCGGGTGCAGAAGCCTGCTGCAGAGCCTGTTGGCACATTGCAGATCAATGATCTTGAGATTGACCCGCAGGAATTCACCGTCACCCAGGCGGGCGAGGTTTTGGACCTGACGCCGACTGAATTTTCGATCCTGGCAACCCTGGCGGAACATCCCGGATGGGTTTTCTCCCGTTTGCAGCTGCTGGAGGCCTGTCAGGGCGTGGCTTATGAAGGTTATGAACGCAGCATTGACGCGCATATCAAGAACCTGCGCAGCAAGTTGAACGATGACAGCAAGGACCCTCAATATATTGAGACGGTCTTTGGCAAGGGGTACCGCTTTAAGAAAGAGAGTAAGTAATTATGCGTTGGCGGCTGCTTGGCTCCTTTGCACTGATCATTTTAATCGCCCTGGGTACAGTGGCGGTGGTGGCGCGGTATACAACTCAGCAGGAAGTGGAAACCTTCCTGATCCACGGCGGCCAGATTGGGTTGGAAAACCTTGCCGCCAATTTGGAAGATTATTATGCCGAAAATAGCAGCTGGACTGGGGCGGAGGATGTATCCACAACCGGCTCAGGCGCGAATACCACCAGCGGTACTGGGAGTGGGCGCGGCCAGGTTGGGCGTTCGGGCACGGGGGCCACTGGTGCCAATGAGAATGCTGCTGGCAACCCCTCTGCGGGGGTCAATGCCAATGATCATGTTGTGACGGACCCCGCTGGAACGGTAGTGCTGAGTCCCGATGAGATCGAAGTCGGCACCCAGGTAACTGAAAATATGCTGTCGCAATCCATTGTCCTGGAAGTGGATGGTGAGGTTGTGGGTTATCTCATCCCTGATGGCGGGATTGCGGATCTGCCGGATGATTTTGATGAGCTGCTGATCGAGCGGGTGAACAACGCCTCGCTTTTGGCGGCGGGCATCTCCGGTGGGATCGCTATTGTCCTCGCGTTGATTCTCTCCTCGTTGATCCTCCGGCCGGTGCATGGGCTGACCAAGGCCGCGAACCAAATGGCGGAAGGCGATCTATCCCAGCGGGTGAAGGTTCGCGGGGGCGGGGAACTGGCATCACTGGGAAAATCTTTCAATAAAATGGCTGTATCATTGGAAGACGCTGAAGACCGGCGTCAATCGATGACCGCTGATATTGCCCATGAATTGCGTAAT
This Chloroflexota bacterium DNA region includes the following protein-coding sequences:
- a CDS encoding MFS transporter, which translates into the protein MKKLSRLTKLIYGFGDVGFSMTSTIVAAYFPIFLTDVVGLTPGIVAIALFIGKSWDYINDPLIGYLSDRTRTRWGRRRPFLLFGAIPFAVVFAFLWFKPAFDSHTALLIFYTMMYILYDGIVTFVSMPYFSLTPELTEDYDERTELTGYRMFFSILGGLISFVVPMMIIGQMAPGNAGNVFQMGLIFGIASAAPLILVFFGTRERPYFTQLERPKLKDSLKAAVKNRPFIFSAVIYLFTWTSMAIIEANLLFYIKYVVQRENMSEIIMATIFVTAIISLPLWDWVSKKFNKRKAYIYGIAFWAVVQVLLITVSATSSLYYLLGLCVLAGLGVGAAHVLPWSIIPDAIEVDELKTGERHEGMFYSLVTLASKVANSIAVPLALAVLDLSGYIPNAAVQPESTITGIRMVVGPIPALLLVGGIIFAVLYPLSRDEYHDVVQELEVRRSQTDQQESL
- a CDS encoding MFS transporter, with product MDKKDKLPFLTKIIYGTGDLGFSMNNSIISSLFPIFMMDVIGLSPALAAVILFVGRSWDYVNDPIVGHLSDRTRSKWGRRRPFLLFGAIPFGLSFVLLWLSPNFSQTGLIIYYSVAYIIYEAMATIVYMPYYALTPELTEDYDERTKLTSYRMLFNILGSLVAYVFPMLVIGSMVPDNTKKVMVMGLIAAAIAAAPLFLVFFGTREKKEYMLEKQPKLIPSLKAAFKNRPFIFGAGIYLLTWMTIVVLETNLLIYIKYILERQGQSSLIMASIFVTAIFALPIWNWAAKHWNKRLAYIIGVSFWAVVMIVLIMVTPQTPFWIIMILCVMAGIGVSAAQVLPWAIIPDAIEWDEWMTFERHEGMFYSLITLLGKIGNSIAGPASLLVLQATGYQAGAAVQPDSALLGIRLVIGPIPAILLVGGIVFALFYPLSREQHHKIVEELRIRREARKQAKAEEKPIAGAEEVA
- a CDS encoding DUF4405 domain-containing protein, which produces MKKRKSTLTPKLRQNWWLDAGLGISAILAILTSIYFLIYPNTGYQGGRNPYYNMTLIFSKQTWDLLHTWTGTLAIMVALLHVIIHWTWIKGTAVRTWQVITKKRNGFGLRLTYNILLDITIALSFLICSLSGVYFMLNPSSGQTATSFLFNKTAWDMIHTWSGVTFAATALLHIVLHWKWITNITGKMFGTHKTNKQTGQAILEPVEESI
- a CDS encoding response regulator transcription factor → MTTVLIIEDEKELSNVLKAYLERSGYDVLVANRGDQGLALWESNHPDMVLLDLNLPGMDGIDIARKIRQTDDTPLIITTARVEELDRLLGLEMGADDYITKPFSPREVVARVKAVLRRVQKPAAEPVGTLQINDLEIDPQEFTVTQAGEVLDLTPTEFSILATLAEHPGWVFSRLQLLEACQGVAYEGYERSIDAHIKNLRSKLNDDSKDPQYIETVFGKGYRFKKESK
- a CDS encoding HAMP domain-containing protein, with protein sequence MRWRLLGSFALIILIALGTVAVVARYTTQQEVETFLIHGGQIGLENLAANLEDYYAENSSWTGAEDVSTTGSGANTTSGTGSGRGQVGRSGTGATGANENAAGNPSAGVNANDHVVTDPAGTVVLSPDEIEVGTQVTENMLSQSIVLEVDGEVVGYLIPDGGIADLPDDFDELLIERVNNASLLAAGISGGIAIVLALILSSLILRPVHGLTKAANQMAEGDLSQRVKVRGGGELASLGKSFNKMAVSLEDAEDRRQSMTADIAHELRNPLAIQRAHLEALQDGVYPLTLENLALIGAQNHQLTRLVNDLRTLALVDAGELSLNMRNVDLNAMCKDLAARFQPQADGKKVGIESVCPSGLMIALGDRERLQQILDNLMQNAMRYTPEGGMIEISLQRQGHSAIFAVHNNGPSIPNDVLEHLFERFYRGDKARDRASGGTGLGLAIARKLAEAHGGSLIGENHPAGGVVFKLVLPLNE